One region of Peribacillus simplex genomic DNA includes:
- a CDS encoding MerR family transcriptional regulator, whose protein sequence is MGRRRSYEDILNSDFVSISELVRLTDIRYSTIKFYTEEGMLPFEQEDIRLTRRYPRIVASERLEEIKELKKKGLTILEIKKELKNK, encoded by the coding sequence ATGGGACGAAGACGTTCATATGAAGATATATTAAATTCGGATTTTGTTAGCATAAGCGAATTAGTCCGTTTAACAGATATCCGATATAGCACTATTAAGTTTTATACAGAAGAAGGAATGCTACCATTTGAACAAGAGGACATACGTTTGACAAGACGTTATCCAAGAATTGTTGCATCTGAGCGTTTAGAGGAAATCAAAGAATTAAAAAAGAAAGGTTTAACGATTCTAGAAATAAAAAAAGAACTGAAAAATAAATAA
- a CDS encoding GNAT family N-acetyltransferase, with amino-acid sequence MLIREVKPEDAESFDWLMKQVETEADFMLMEPGERKGSPEQQRKWLERMDKENNSTVLVAEQEGGQLVGYLAVIGGDKRRTKHSSYLVIGILKEYTGRGIGTKLFQRLEEWAIIHNILRLELTVVTQNEAGVSLYKKMGFEVEGIKRNSLVIDGNLFDQYFMSKLS; translated from the coding sequence ATGTTAATCAGAGAGGTAAAACCTGAGGATGCTGAAAGTTTCGATTGGCTAATGAAGCAAGTTGAAACTGAGGCTGATTTTATGCTTATGGAACCAGGAGAAAGAAAAGGTTCTCCTGAACAACAACGTAAATGGTTGGAACGAATGGACAAAGAGAATAATTCAACTGTACTTGTTGCAGAACAAGAAGGTGGACAGCTAGTAGGATATTTAGCAGTGATTGGCGGAGATAAAAGAAGAACCAAACACTCATCCTATCTAGTTATAGGTATTTTAAAAGAATACACAGGGCGTGGTATAGGAACAAAACTATTTCAAAGGTTAGAAGAATGGGCAATAATTCATAACATCTTACGGTTAGAGCTTACAGTCGTCACTCAAAATGAAGCAGGAGTATCTCTATATAAGAAAATGGGGTTTGAGGTAGAAGGAATAAAAAGAAACTCACTAGTGATAGATGGCAATCTTTTTGACCAGTATTTTATGTCCAAGTTATCATAA
- a CDS encoding transglycosylase domain-containing protein yields MSETYRSRQERKQVEKTKQDQKKGKSSPKRSSFLKKVLLWCLLLGVVSIGIGAVTVAAMIKDAPKIDASKLVDPLSTKLYDKNGNFLYEYGKEKRTKIKYFQVPKMLEHAFIATEDAHFYEHNGIDIKGTARAIFKNLKGDFGSQGGSTITQQVIKNSFLSPQKTIKRKVQEWSLAYQLEQKYSKHQILMMYFNKIYLGDGAYGVAAAAENYYGIDADHLNKLTLPEVAMLAGLPQSPSYYDPTEPEHVKAATNRRNIVLEAMYKQGYITKKQLEDAKKVPVTSGLVPKTKKQGMPYEAFLDAVVKEVEGKLKNVDISSDGLSIYTTLDPKAQTFADKIMNTDTIISYPNENFQGAFVFLDTKTGEVRAIGSGRNQYKASFRGNNFAVDIKRQPGSTFKPVFDYGPAIENSKWSTAHQINDHEITYSNGQSISNWDHQYHGKLSIRTALQWSYNIPALLTLQEVGMDKAQNFAENLGITFNNNKVYESYAIGSNTVNPLELAGAYSAFGNNGEYNTPHFVRKVVYPDGRVVNLTQKPKRVMHDHTAYLVTDMLRTVVKSGTGKTANVLGLDVAGKTGTTNFDSKTRAQYGYPAGSVNDSWFAGYTPQYTMAVWTGYTKNGPGNYMDGNTTKISHQMFKAMLEAFGTDKSSFQQPSDVYRVNNELFIKGANPEEAPQVIKNNKNKQFDIGGNKEDKKHKQEEGKHKQQEEKKHKQEEEKHKHQEEKHKQGEEKHKHQEEKKHKQ; encoded by the coding sequence ATGTCAGAAACGTATCGTTCTCGTCAGGAACGAAAACAAGTGGAAAAAACAAAACAAGATCAAAAAAAAGGTAAGAGCTCCCCTAAAAGAAGTTCTTTCTTGAAAAAAGTTTTACTTTGGTGCTTACTGTTGGGTGTTGTTTCAATTGGAATAGGGGCAGTTACGGTTGCAGCAATGATTAAGGATGCACCTAAAATAGATGCTTCAAAACTAGTCGATCCGCTTTCTACCAAATTATACGATAAAAACGGGAATTTCCTTTACGAATATGGTAAAGAAAAACGGACAAAAATTAAGTATTTTCAAGTTCCAAAAATGTTGGAACATGCTTTCATTGCCACGGAGGATGCACATTTTTATGAACACAATGGCATTGATATAAAAGGAACTGCTAGAGCAATCTTCAAGAACCTAAAAGGGGATTTCGGATCTCAAGGCGGAAGTACGATTACACAGCAGGTCATTAAAAACTCCTTTTTGTCACCTCAGAAAACAATAAAGCGAAAGGTACAGGAATGGAGCTTGGCCTATCAGCTTGAGCAAAAGTATTCCAAACATCAAATCTTAATGATGTATTTTAATAAGATCTACCTTGGAGACGGGGCATATGGTGTAGCAGCTGCCGCCGAAAATTACTACGGAATCGATGCCGATCATCTAAATAAACTAACGCTTCCAGAGGTCGCTATGCTGGCGGGGCTCCCACAGAGTCCAAGTTATTATGATCCCACTGAACCCGAACATGTGAAAGCTGCAACAAATCGTCGTAATATTGTTTTAGAAGCTATGTATAAACAAGGGTATATTACGAAAAAGCAATTGGAGGATGCAAAGAAGGTTCCAGTTACATCAGGACTTGTTCCAAAAACGAAAAAGCAGGGAATGCCGTACGAGGCGTTTTTGGACGCTGTTGTAAAAGAAGTTGAAGGAAAGCTGAAAAATGTAGATATCAGTTCGGATGGATTATCTATTTATACGACGCTAGATCCAAAAGCTCAGACCTTTGCGGACAAAATAATGAACACCGATACGATTATTTCTTATCCAAATGAAAATTTTCAAGGAGCCTTCGTATTTTTAGATACAAAAACAGGAGAAGTACGAGCTATTGGAAGCGGTCGAAACCAATATAAAGCTTCCTTCCGGGGCAACAACTTTGCGGTTGATATTAAACGTCAACCAGGATCTACTTTCAAGCCAGTCTTTGATTATGGTCCGGCTATTGAAAATTCAAAATGGTCTACAGCACACCAAATTAATGATCATGAGATAACCTACTCAAATGGTCAATCTATTTCTAACTGGGATCATCAATATCACGGAAAGTTGTCGATTAGAACAGCACTTCAATGGTCATACAATATTCCAGCACTCCTTACCCTTCAAGAAGTAGGGATGGATAAAGCACAAAACTTTGCAGAAAATCTGGGTATTACTTTTAATAATAATAAGGTGTACGAATCATATGCGATTGGAAGTAATACGGTTAATCCATTAGAGTTGGCAGGGGCATATAGTGCTTTTGGAAATAACGGTGAATACAATACACCACATTTTGTTCGTAAAGTTGTTTATCCTGATGGCAGAGTTGTTAATTTAACTCAAAAGCCAAAACGTGTTATGCATGATCACACAGCTTATTTGGTGACGGATATGTTACGGACAGTCGTAAAATCTGGTACAGGAAAAACAGCAAATGTCCTTGGACTAGATGTGGCTGGAAAAACTGGCACAACCAATTTTGACAGTAAAACCAGAGCACAATATGGATATCCAGCCGGTTCGGTAAATGATAGTTGGTTCGCTGGTTATACACCGCAATACACTATGGCGGTTTGGACTGGATATACTAAAAATGGTCCAGGTAATTATATGGATGGAAATACAACTAAAATCTCGCACCAAATGTTTAAGGCGATGCTGGAAGCGTTTGGAACAGACAAAAGTAGCTTCCAGCAGCCTAGTGATGTATACCGGGTGAATAATGAACTGTTCATTAAAGGTGCAAATCCTGAAGAAGCTCCACAAGTTATAAAAAATAATAAAAATAAACAATTTGATATTGGTGGAAATAAAGAGGATAAAAAACATAAACAAGAGGAAGGAAAGCATAAACAACAAGAGGAAAAGAAACACAAACAAGAGGAAGAAAAGCATAAACACCAAGAGGAGAAACACAAACAAGGGGAAGAGAAGCATAAACACCAAGAGGAAAAGAAACACAAGCAATAA
- a CDS encoding FtsW/RodA/SpoVE family cell cycle protein has product MKNSKFDYNLVTLLLLLFITSCIAIHTAQEFGQYEGDFLFRQVTWYFIGCGMILGVMYLDSEQIFRLNWFFYSLSLFLLIALILSPESIAREINGAKSWFQIPGIGSLQPAEFTKISLIICLSYLIQKHHNKYEDKTLKTDFFLLIKMGAATLLPILLIMKQPDLGTSLVLMCIFIGILFVSGISWRIIGGIFIIGGSIVSGILYLVFLHPEILRLMGIKIFQLGRIYAWIDPESYKSGEGFNLIKALLAIGSGGVSGYKGSGVYVPEAHTDFIFSVIASKYGFLGSSILITIYFFLISGMVKLALDVKNSFESYLCVGVVSMIFFHIFENIGMNIGLLPITGIPLPFISYGGSSLMGNMLAIGLIFSISYRKRAFMFG; this is encoded by the coding sequence ATGAAAAATTCAAAGTTTGATTACAACCTAGTTACACTTTTACTTTTGCTATTTATAACTAGTTGTATAGCTATTCACACTGCTCAAGAATTTGGTCAATACGAAGGGGATTTTTTATTTAGACAAGTAACTTGGTATTTTATAGGTTGCGGTATGATTTTAGGAGTTATGTATTTGGATTCTGAACAAATATTTCGCTTGAATTGGTTTTTTTACTCGCTTAGTTTATTTCTATTAATTGCATTAATTTTGTCGCCTGAGTCAATAGCACGAGAAATAAATGGAGCCAAAAGTTGGTTTCAAATTCCTGGGATTGGGTCTCTTCAGCCAGCTGAGTTTACTAAAATATCTTTAATAATTTGTTTAAGTTACTTAATACAAAAACATCATAATAAATATGAAGACAAAACTTTGAAAACGGATTTTTTTCTATTAATTAAGATGGGGGCTGCAACACTTCTTCCAATACTTTTAATTATGAAACAACCAGATTTAGGTACATCTTTAGTATTAATGTGTATTTTTATAGGGATATTATTTGTTTCAGGAATATCATGGAGAATAATTGGTGGTATTTTTATTATTGGAGGATCAATTGTGAGTGGAATTTTGTACTTAGTTTTTCTTCACCCTGAAATTCTCCGTTTAATGGGGATAAAAATATTTCAATTAGGAAGGATTTATGCTTGGATTGATCCAGAATCTTATAAATCAGGAGAGGGCTTTAACTTAATCAAAGCCTTGCTTGCCATAGGATCAGGTGGAGTTTCTGGTTATAAAGGAAGCGGGGTATACGTTCCTGAAGCACACACAGATTTTATATTTAGCGTTATTGCTTCTAAATATGGTTTCCTAGGATCTAGTATTTTAATAACAATTTATTTCTTCCTTATTTCGGGCATGGTGAAGTTAGCGTTAGATGTCAAAAATAGTTTTGAATCTTACCTATGTGTAGGTGTGGTTTCAATGATTTTTTTCCATATTTTCGAGAATATTGGAATGAACATAGGTTTACTACCTATAACAGGGATACCCTTACCTTTTATAAGTTACGGAGGCAGCTCATTAATGGGGAATATGTTAGCAATAGGATTAATTTTTTCAATAAGCTATCGAAAAAGAGCATTTATGTTTGGCTAA
- the catA gene encoding type A chloramphenicol O-acetyltransferase — translation MKFNIIDRENWYRKEYFEHYLQQQTTFSITNEINITVLMKNLKKKNYKLYPAFIFMVTNIVNSHREFKTSFNPEGNLGYWSEILPSYTIFDKKTYTFSSIWSPNVSRFSEFHSQYEKDVEEYNGTGSLFPKTPVPDNNIPISMIPWNSFTAFNLNINNGGDFLLPIITGGKYSQIKDEWFLPVSLQIHHAVCDGYHASVFMNDLQRFADESADWL, via the coding sequence ATGAAATTCAATATAATTGATCGTGAAAATTGGTATCGAAAAGAGTATTTCGAACACTATTTACAACAACAAACAACGTTCAGTATAACGAATGAAATTAATATTACTGTTCTTATGAAGAACTTAAAGAAGAAGAATTATAAGTTATATCCTGCGTTTATTTTTATGGTTACAAATATAGTTAATTCCCATCGAGAATTTAAAACCAGTTTTAACCCAGAAGGGAATTTAGGTTATTGGTCAGAAATTTTGCCTTCTTATACAATCTTTGATAAGAAGACATACACATTTTCTAGCATATGGTCACCAAATGTAAGTAGGTTTTCTGAATTTCATTCTCAGTATGAAAAAGATGTAGAAGAATACAATGGTACGGGTAGTTTATTTCCAAAGACTCCTGTACCAGATAATAATATTCCCATATCTATGATCCCTTGGAATTCTTTTACAGCATTTAATTTAAATATTAATAATGGTGGAGATTTTCTCTTACCCATTATAACTGGGGGTAAATATTCACAAATAAAAGATGAATGGTTCTTACCTGTCTCGTTACAAATTCATCATGCTGTTTGTGATGGTTATCATGCAAGTGTTTTTATGAATGACTTACAAAGGTTTGCTGATGAAAGTGCAGACTGGCTCTAA
- a CDS encoding YfiT family bacillithiol transferase encodes MDVRYPIGKLQVPEKVTLENFQEWLKEIETYTIRLRETVDSLSDEELSRTYREGSWTVRQLVHHIADSQLNMYQRLKLALTDENPTVPAFDEEKWAIQPDTKLPVESSIKMLEGINERIVSLGYSLTEEQLDRAFTHQINGIITVATKVAKLAWHEEHHLAQIKIALSK; translated from the coding sequence ATGGATGTAAGATACCCAATTGGGAAACTACAAGTTCCTGAAAAAGTAACATTAGAAAATTTTCAAGAATGGCTAAAGGAAATTGAAACTTACACGATTCGATTAAGAGAAACTGTCGACTCATTAAGTGATGAGGAATTAAGCAGAACTTATCGTGAAGGTAGCTGGACAGTTCGTCAACTTGTTCATCACATTGCAGATTCTCAGTTGAACATGTATCAACGTTTGAAGCTGGCTTTAACAGATGAGAACCCAACAGTACCAGCTTTTGATGAAGAAAAGTGGGCTATTCAACCGGATACAAAGCTTCCTGTAGAAAGTTCTATTAAAATGTTAGAAGGTATAAATGAGCGCATCGTATCTTTAGGATATAGTTTAACTGAAGAGCAATTAGATCGAGCTTTTACTCACCAGATAAACGGTATAATAACAGTTGCTACAAAAGTTGCAAAATTAGCTTGGCACGAAGAGCATCATTTAGCCCAGATAAAAATCGCATTATCAAAATAA